The Triticum dicoccoides isolate Atlit2015 ecotype Zavitan chromosome 6A, WEW_v2.0, whole genome shotgun sequence genome has a window encoding:
- the LOC119315331 gene encoding protein FAR1-RELATED SEQUENCE 5-like, producing the protein MPGTTHRWCKWHVLRKAKEHLGPHYTKRSDFRAAFHKVVNEMLTVDEFEAAWADLLDRYKLHNNTFLIQIFEVMHKWAKPYFSGKFCAKQTSTQRSESANHLLKGYIPPACPMNLFVKQYSKLQFDREAEEGFQEKRTRLGGVVLRYNFPLEEHASQVYTRTMFEMFGQALYRAGRYDVEEVERGTRYHVRHIEAEKREKWCREMHAVDVHEGGARYTCECSLFEHMGMLCCHAIEVLLHLGCGRYLAFM; encoded by the exons ATGCCTGGTACCACACACCGCTGGTGTAAGTGGCATGTGCTTCGGAAGGCGAAAGAGCACCTCGGGCCGCATTACACGAAACGAAGTGATTTTAGGGCGGCGTTCCACAAGGTTGTCAATGAAATGCTAACTGTCGATGAGTTCGAAGCTGCTTGGGCTGATCTACTTGACAGATACAAGCTCCACAACAACACCTTCCTGATCCAGATTTTCGAGGTTATGCACAAGTGGGCAAAACCTTATTTTAGTGGCAAGTTCTGTGCGAAGCAAACCAGTACGCAAAGGAGCGAAAGTGCGAACCATTTGTTGAAGGGCTACATTCCCCCGGCTTGCCCCATGAACCTATTTGTGAAACAATACAGCAAGTTGCAGTTCGACCGAGAAGCTGAAGAAGGGTTCCAAGAGAAGAGAACAAGGCTG GGCGGTGTAGTTCTCCGATACAATTTTCCTCTGGAAGAGCATGCGAGCCAGGTGTACACCCGGACGATGTTTGAGATGTTTGGTCAGGCTTTGTACCGTGCGGGAAGATATGATGTCGAGGAAGTCGAACGAGGCACGAGGTACCATGTGCGGCACATTGAAGCTGAGAAGCGAGAGAAGTGGTGCCGCGAGATGCATGCTGTCGATGTCCATGAAGGTGGCGCTCGGTACACATGCGAATGCAGCTTGTTTGAGCACATGGGGATGCTTTGTTGCCATGCTATCGAG GTTCTTCTTCATTTGGGGTGCGGAAGATACCTAGCTTTCATGTAA